A genome region from Maridesulfovibrio salexigens DSM 2638 includes the following:
- a CDS encoding OmpP1/FadL family transporter gives MRTKFTACLSMLIILMGLATVPGFSTKAEAAGFAIYEWGARGNALGGAVVAKADDPSAIAWNPAGITQLEGTHIQAGVAMISPKMDLTTTYNGVSTKSSMTENSYFPPSAYITHQINDNLWLGVGTFTRFGLGTEFDENWAGRYASYNTAIESYSFNPNLAYKFNEYVSIAAGLEFMKVRADLRKKLDASTLKNPNTYTFDVDQRIIVNGFTPGANAAIHITPTDQWSIGLSWRSKMSHSASGSASYNPSAAAAAAAPNRFHDTDIIMSMKTPHMFFGGLEYKPLDNLSFEFDAIWSLWSDYSHIRYEFENTNAIGTNTVISDKKWNDVWRFQFGVEYLPIEDLSLRVGYFYDQSPIPDGYIDYMLPTSDRQNVSLGIGWKYENFTIDAAYNYLWMKDRTIEARPTEGILQTEISNSRTHIVSLDLGFEF, from the coding sequence ATGAGGACCAAGTTCACAGCATGTCTCAGCATGCTGATCATTTTGATGGGATTGGCAACAGTTCCCGGATTCAGCACCAAAGCTGAAGCAGCAGGTTTTGCCATCTACGAGTGGGGAGCTCGAGGCAACGCACTTGGTGGCGCCGTGGTAGCTAAAGCAGATGATCCGTCTGCCATTGCATGGAACCCAGCAGGTATCACACAGCTGGAAGGAACACACATTCAGGCCGGTGTAGCCATGATCTCTCCGAAAATGGATCTGACTACCACCTACAATGGTGTTTCCACCAAATCCAGTATGACCGAGAACTCTTACTTCCCGCCCAGCGCCTATATTACCCACCAGATTAATGATAATCTCTGGCTTGGTGTAGGTACCTTTACACGCTTTGGGCTTGGTACTGAATTCGATGAAAACTGGGCCGGTAGATATGCTTCCTATAATACCGCAATTGAAAGTTACTCTTTCAACCCCAACCTCGCCTACAAATTCAATGAATACGTATCTATTGCTGCAGGTCTTGAATTTATGAAGGTTCGCGCCGATCTCAGAAAGAAACTTGATGCTTCAACTCTGAAAAACCCGAACACTTACACTTTTGATGTAGACCAGCGTATTATCGTGAACGGGTTCACCCCCGGTGCTAACGCAGCAATTCACATCACCCCCACAGATCAGTGGTCCATCGGTCTTTCCTGGCGCAGCAAAATGAGCCACTCTGCTTCCGGTTCAGCAAGCTACAACCCCTCTGCTGCGGCAGCTGCAGCAGCGCCCAACAGATTTCATGACACTGACATCATTATGAGCATGAAAACTCCGCATATGTTCTTCGGTGGCCTTGAATACAAACCGCTGGATAACCTCAGTTTTGAATTTGACGCTATCTGGTCTCTGTGGAGTGACTATAGCCACATTCGCTATGAATTTGAAAATACTAACGCTATCGGCACAAATACCGTTATTTCAGACAAAAAATGGAACGATGTCTGGAGATTCCAGTTCGGTGTAGAGTACCTGCCCATCGAAGACCTTTCTCTCAGAGTCGGTTACTTCTACGACCAGAGCCCGATTCCTGATGGATACATCGACTACATGCTGCCCACCAGTGACCGTCAGAACGTTTCTCTCGGTATCGGTTGGAAATACGAGAACTTCACAATTGATGCTGCGTACAACTATCTTTGGATGAAAGACCGCACCATCGAAGCAAGACCGACTGAAGGTATTCTCCAAACTGAAATCAGCAATTCCCGCACCCACATTGTCAGCCTTGACCTCGGATTCGAATTCTAA
- the thrC gene encoding threonine synthase — protein sequence MTLANEFPEYRGKMEYHCLGCNARYDVNELHYTCPECGSVFILEDLNFDELKKTSGKEWREIFDARCATKNDSLRGIFRFYELFAPVMEENEILYLGEGNTPIVASSPALNDVTGIKTAYKNDGQNPSASFKDRGMACAFSYINTLMNKNNWDEILTVCASTGDTSAAAALYASYMKEGVKSVVILPQGKVTPQQLAQPLGSGAKVLEVPGVFDDCMKVVENLADNYRVALLNSKNSWRILGQESYAFEVAQWYDWDLKDKCIFVPIGNAGNITAIMAGFLKLYELEIITDLPRVFGVQSAHADPVYRYYSIEDPNEREYQPVKVQPSVAQAAMIGNPVSFPRVKHFAEKFEAIGGKKAFQVVQVSEQMIMDSMLLANSHGHIACTQGGECFAGLIRAKELGLISENESAVLDSTAHQLKFIGFQDMYYQNDFPAEYEVTPDSTRANKPELVIEGSEKEKMSEAAYISKAAENVVSMLGLEKK from the coding sequence ATGACTCTTGCTAATGAATTTCCGGAATATCGCGGTAAAATGGAATATCACTGTCTGGGTTGTAATGCCCGTTACGACGTGAACGAATTACACTACACCTGCCCTGAATGCGGTTCTGTTTTCATCCTTGAAGACCTGAATTTCGATGAACTGAAAAAGACCAGCGGCAAAGAATGGCGCGAAATTTTTGATGCCCGTTGCGCCACTAAAAACGACAGCCTGCGTGGTATCTTCCGCTTCTACGAGCTTTTCGCTCCCGTAATGGAAGAAAATGAAATCCTTTATCTCGGTGAAGGAAACACTCCCATCGTTGCCTCCAGCCCCGCTCTTAATGATGTAACCGGAATCAAGACCGCATATAAAAACGACGGCCAGAACCCCAGTGCATCTTTTAAAGACCGCGGAATGGCCTGTGCTTTCAGCTATATTAACACTCTGATGAACAAAAACAATTGGGACGAGATCCTGACCGTTTGTGCATCTACTGGTGATACCTCCGCCGCGGCAGCCCTCTACGCTTCTTATATGAAAGAAGGTGTTAAATCCGTAGTTATCCTGCCGCAGGGCAAAGTTACCCCGCAGCAGCTTGCTCAGCCTTTGGGCAGCGGTGCTAAGGTACTGGAAGTTCCCGGTGTATTTGATGACTGCATGAAAGTCGTTGAAAATCTCGCTGATAACTACCGTGTAGCGCTTCTCAACTCCAAGAACTCATGGCGTATTCTGGGTCAGGAATCCTACGCTTTTGAAGTTGCCCAGTGGTACGATTGGGATCTTAAAGACAAATGTATCTTCGTGCCTATCGGAAACGCCGGTAACATCACTGCAATTATGGCTGGCTTCCTCAAGCTCTATGAACTTGAAATCATCACCGACCTGCCCCGCGTATTCGGTGTTCAGTCCGCCCATGCAGACCCAGTATACCGTTACTATTCTATTGAAGATCCCAACGAGCGTGAATACCAGCCGGTTAAAGTACAGCCTTCTGTAGCTCAGGCAGCAATGATCGGAAACCCTGTTTCCTTCCCGCGCGTGAAGCATTTTGCTGAGAAATTTGAAGCTATCGGCGGCAAAAAAGCATTTCAGGTTGTTCAGGTCAGCGAACAGATGATTATGGACTCCATGCTACTAGCCAACTCCCACGGTCACATTGCGTGCACTCAGGGTGGTGAATGCTTTGCCGGACTTATTCGGGCTAAAGAACTGGGCCTGATTAGCGAAAACGAAAGCGCTGTGCTCGATTCTACCGCACACCAACTTAAATTCATCGGCTTTCAGGACATGTACTACCAGAACGATTTTCCCGCTGAATATGAAGTAACCCCGGACTCTACCCGCGCCAACAAGCCAGAGCTTGTAATTGAAGGAAGCGAGAAAGAAAAAATGTCTGAAGCGGCTTACATTTCCAAGGCAGCAGAAAACGTTGTTTCCATGCTCGGGCTGGAGAAAAAATAA
- a CDS encoding TlyA family RNA methyltransferase — protein sequence MAKKERADQMLFAQGLSESREQAKRMIMAGQAHYLKDGQKLPVTKPGMQLDPDLEIVVKGRDRFVSRGGYKLLTAIEELGLNPEGKVALDAGASTGGFTDCMLQFGAVRVYAADVGYGQLHWKLQQDERVTNLERINLRHAEEDLIPEKVDLVVCDVSFISLTKILPALVRFLKENGEIVCLIKPQFEVGPGQTDKGIVRDKALRQQTVDMIVNFASSELGLQLKGLVPSSIKGPKGNQEYLAYFVR from the coding sequence GTGGCAAAAAAGGAACGCGCAGACCAGATGCTTTTTGCTCAAGGCCTTTCTGAAAGCCGGGAGCAGGCAAAGCGCATGATCATGGCTGGACAGGCCCACTACCTCAAGGACGGACAGAAGCTTCCGGTTACTAAACCGGGAATGCAGCTTGATCCTGATCTTGAAATTGTGGTTAAAGGTCGCGACCGCTTTGTAAGTCGTGGCGGCTACAAGCTGCTCACAGCCATCGAAGAGCTGGGCCTTAATCCTGAGGGCAAGGTTGCCCTTGATGCAGGCGCTTCCACAGGCGGTTTTACCGACTGCATGCTCCAATTTGGTGCAGTTCGTGTGTACGCAGCAGACGTTGGCTACGGACAGTTACATTGGAAGCTGCAACAGGACGAACGCGTTACCAACCTTGAACGCATTAACCTGCGCCATGCCGAGGAAGATCTGATTCCTGAAAAAGTTGATCTGGTAGTCTGTGACGTATCCTTTATTTCTTTAACTAAGATACTTCCGGCTTTAGTTAGATTCCTTAAAGAAAACGGCGAGATTGTCTGTTTGATTAAGCCTCAATTCGAAGTCGGCCCCGGTCAGACAGATAAAGGGATTGTGCGCGACAAGGCATTAAGACAACAAACAGTTGATATGATAGTTAATTTTGCTTCTTCCGAACTTGGGCTACAGCTCAAAGGTTTAGTCCCTTCAAGTATTAAGGGGCCTAAAGGTAATCAGGAATATCTTGCTTATTTCGTCCGCTGA